A region from the Desulfomonile tiedjei genome encodes:
- a CDS encoding metallophosphoesterase, whose amino-acid sequence MLRIIIVLLVHGIILLPMQWYAIRAIRKDVIQTRGAFSRRGLVYIILILVAANYAVLCLTLFGTPFNPHDFLGRQFLAIAYFSYLLLVAGFCISFVGLKALGRAMRLLRRFFRKPKPVRDTGRLRESPRPIDEKVFAEKERGVISEKPEAVPQGSDTYPSVHEAKQLPQIHLHDISRRSFLRWAGAAGMAASAGAMGYGLSEAYQSPVINEFELSHPSLYGLQKRVSFIQVTDLHFSWFFGPTELERLVERLNSIEGHAVVFTGDVFHSRYTPVESSEPILRKLVPRQYGNYVIMGNHERYVRTERSLASFRRSNLTHLGDKWISFEDQGAAIHLGGLDDVLADWVPTPESQIFRTLMDGSPSGPGMRILLCHRPSILPLAAYGRIDLVLAGHTHGGQMIIPWPERPRGLTAAGLLSPYTHGWYKKFGCRMYLNRGAGLVFFPWRINCPPEIGVFHLVAPSHKKGEERVSTVRRIGGSS is encoded by the coding sequence ATGCTCAGAATCATTATCGTCCTCCTGGTTCACGGAATCATTCTTCTTCCAATGCAGTGGTATGCAATCCGGGCAATCAGGAAGGATGTCATTCAGACCAGAGGCGCCTTCTCCCGGAGGGGCCTGGTTTATATCATCCTTATTTTGGTAGCCGCCAATTATGCCGTTCTTTGTCTAACGCTCTTTGGTACTCCTTTTAACCCGCACGACTTTCTCGGCCGACAATTTTTGGCCATAGCGTACTTCAGTTACCTGTTGCTGGTTGCCGGATTTTGCATTTCCTTCGTGGGCCTTAAGGCCCTCGGCCGCGCCATGAGGTTACTGAGGCGGTTCTTCCGAAAGCCCAAGCCGGTCCGCGACACGGGTAGACTCCGCGAGAGCCCACGCCCAATTGATGAAAAGGTTTTTGCGGAGAAGGAACGTGGGGTCATTTCAGAGAAACCCGAAGCCGTTCCGCAGGGCTCAGACACTTATCCTTCGGTTCATGAGGCCAAACAACTGCCGCAGATCCATTTACACGACATATCGAGACGTTCGTTTCTCAGATGGGCTGGAGCCGCAGGCATGGCAGCATCGGCCGGCGCGATGGGCTACGGTTTGAGCGAGGCCTATCAAAGCCCTGTGATTAACGAGTTCGAGTTGTCTCATCCGTCGTTGTACGGTTTGCAGAAGCGCGTCTCCTTCATTCAGGTAACCGATCTCCATTTTAGCTGGTTTTTCGGTCCAACCGAGCTGGAAAGACTGGTAGAGCGGCTTAATTCCATTGAAGGTCACGCCGTAGTCTTTACAGGCGATGTTTTCCATTCTCGGTACACTCCGGTGGAAAGCTCCGAGCCGATACTGAGAAAACTCGTTCCGAGGCAGTACGGCAACTACGTTATCATGGGCAACCACGAGCGCTACGTCCGCACCGAGCGTTCCCTCGCGAGCTTCCGCAGAAGTAATCTTACTCATCTTGGGGACAAGTGGATTTCTTTCGAGGATCAAGGGGCCGCAATCCATTTGGGCGGTCTGGACGATGTCCTGGCGGACTGGGTGCCTACCCCTGAATCCCAAATATTCCGCACACTAATGGATGGATCTCCTTCCGGTCCGGGCATGCGCATATTACTTTGCCACCGCCCCTCCATTCTGCCTCTCGCTGCTTACGGCAGGATAGACCTTGTGTTGGCAGGCCATACTCATGGCGGCCAGATGATCATTCCTTGGCCTGAGCGCCCCAGAGGCCTGACTGCTGCCGGCCTTCTGTCACCCTATACTCACGGCTGGTACAAGAAGTTTGGATGCAGGATGTATCTGAATAGAGGAGCGGGGCTGGTGTTCTTCCCGTGGCGAATCAATTGCCCGCCGGAAATCGGTGTCTTCCATTTGGTAGCCCCTTCTCATAAGAAGGGCGAAGAGCGTGTTTCTACGGTGCGAAGAATCGGCGGGTCCTCGTAA
- a CDS encoding sigma 54-interacting transcriptional regulator, with amino-acid sequence MSERGNSSEQPPNQTIEPPQPRADFDGTENPHLRAAFKDPARGQTYDTDSRFRQIYNKAPVMMHSIDKNGVIRNLNRKWIAETGYSREEVIGRKLEEVMTPESAKALRRNLPKFWENREVADCSYQYVKKDGTIIDVLLDAVVMEDPNWGMVTVSVSRNITEQKRAEEALRRSEERLRAIFEGATDCIFLKDRDLRYTHANPALAKLFNLPADRIVGMRAEDLFGEQHAGHIKEADLRVLAGESIEEERTLPVNQVLITFHEIRVPLRDSEGSIVGICGISRNISERKEALKSYRVDPEVYKSDAMTRCLQVARRAAATDSMVLLLGESGTGKDYLARWIHDHSNRSAGPYLSLNCAAISKELAESELFGHEAGAFTGARGRKRGMLELAEGGTLLLNEIGELPLSLQAKLLSFLDTRSFLRVGGEKSVHCNVRLMAATHRDLASAVEDKRFLGPLFYRLNVFPINVPPLRNRLDDIPILVDQLVARLAAELQLTALPVVDEITLKSLSRYHWPGNVRELRNVLERSLMVSEGDCLSIRLPSDPTTEGDCLYPLALGPHRTLEDVSSEVTKLLCQKALQSAGSRTAAARMLGISRDSLYRYMKKFGLNETVQFSDDDDKTG; translated from the coding sequence ATGAGCGAACGAGGGAACAGCAGTGAACAGCCCCCAAACCAGACGATAGAGCCACCCCAGCCTCGCGCCGATTTCGATGGGACTGAAAACCCTCACCTGCGAGCCGCGTTTAAAGATCCTGCGCGCGGTCAAACGTATGACACAGACTCACGGTTTCGTCAGATCTACAACAAAGCTCCGGTCATGATGCATTCCATTGATAAGAACGGGGTGATCAGGAATCTGAACCGCAAGTGGATCGCGGAGACGGGCTACTCTAGGGAAGAGGTGATCGGGCGCAAGCTTGAGGAGGTGATGACACCGGAATCTGCAAAAGCCTTGCGCCGGAATCTGCCCAAATTCTGGGAGAACCGGGAGGTTGCGGACTGCTCGTACCAGTACGTGAAAAAGGACGGCACGATTATTGACGTGCTTCTTGATGCAGTGGTCATGGAGGACCCTAATTGGGGCATGGTAACCGTTTCGGTCTCCCGCAACATTACCGAGCAAAAGCGAGCCGAGGAAGCTTTGCGGCGAAGTGAGGAACGCCTGCGAGCCATTTTCGAGGGCGCCACGGACTGCATATTCCTGAAAGACCGAGATTTGAGGTACACCCACGCAAATCCCGCTCTCGCCAAGCTCTTCAACCTTCCGGCGGATCGGATTGTGGGAATGCGCGCCGAGGATCTTTTTGGCGAGCAACACGCAGGTCATATCAAGGAAGCCGACCTCCGTGTCCTGGCAGGAGAATCCATCGAGGAGGAAAGAACTCTCCCGGTGAATCAGGTCTTGATCACCTTTCACGAAATCAGGGTCCCTCTCAGGGACAGTGAAGGAAGCATTGTCGGCATCTGCGGTATTTCTCGAAACATCTCGGAACGCAAAGAGGCTTTGAAAAGTTATCGCGTCGATCCTGAAGTCTACAAATCCGATGCCATGACGCGATGCCTCCAGGTGGCTCGCAGGGCAGCGGCAACCGACAGCATGGTGCTCCTCCTTGGTGAGAGCGGGACCGGCAAGGATTATCTGGCCCGCTGGATTCACGATCATTCCAACAGGTCCGCCGGGCCTTATCTGTCACTGAATTGTGCGGCCATATCCAAGGAACTGGCCGAATCGGAGCTGTTCGGCCATGAAGCGGGAGCTTTTACAGGGGCTCGTGGCCGAAAAAGAGGAATGTTGGAACTGGCCGAGGGAGGCACGCTTCTTCTCAACGAAATCGGGGAGCTTCCGCTCTCGTTACAGGCCAAGTTGCTCTCTTTTTTGGACACCAGGTCATTCCTCCGTGTGGGAGGAGAAAAGAGCGTACACTGCAACGTGCGCCTGATGGCGGCAACTCACAGAGACCTTGCCTCCGCGGTTGAAGACAAACGCTTTCTCGGACCTCTATTCTATCGACTAAACGTGTTCCCGATTAACGTTCCGCCTTTGCGCAACCGTCTGGACGACATCCCAATCCTGGTCGACCAACTGGTTGCGCGATTGGCCGCGGAACTTCAACTTACCGCCCTGCCGGTGGTGGACGAGATAACGCTGAAATCCCTGTCAAGATATCACTGGCCGGGAAACGTGAGAGAGCTGAGAAACGTGCTGGAAAGGTCTCTGATGGTCTCGGAAGGTGATTGCCTTAGCATAAGGCTCCCTTCTGACCCCACAACGGAAGGAGACTGCTTATACCCGCTTGCGCTGGGACCTCATCGCACCCTTGAGGACGTCTCCAGCGAGGTCACGAAGCTCTTGTGCCAAAAGGCCCTCCAATCAGCCGGTTCCAGAACCGCCGCTGCCCGCATGCTTGGCATATCTCGCGATTCACTCTACAGGTACATGAAGAAGTTCGGTCTCAACGAAACCGTCCAGTTCAGTGACGATGACGACAAAACAGGCTGA